The sequence agcttgttttaaaaataattaggATTAATTAAGTTATCGAAAATTCTTGCAGCCCTAGTTTAAAATCTGCTACTGATTGGTAAAATGGCAAAATTGATCGTTTAACATGAACCATGTTGCTCTCGTGGACCCCATCTGTCTTGCATATGGAAGCCCAGTTACTAGAGTAAAAGAGAACCTCGTGTCGTACTTGTTTAAGCTCATAATTTACTTACCATGAGATATTTTCAACAATCATGGTTTGTTTTGGGTTTATTCCCTTTAACTGGAGACCTCGACCACTTGACAGAGtagtgacactgaaaacaaggtGGGACGTGACAGACAAGCAAGAGTTCTGAGAATCTTTTTCACATTCAAGCTAACTTATAAGAAAGTGGATCTTTATTgccttatccacacggaaacagatcAACACACcattccatgtggataaaaactTCACGGATTTCTCTAAACCCAGTgctaagttgtgtgtgtgtgtgtatatgatgtGATAACCTTCAGATCGTTGTATCACACAAgtgttcacattttgttttaagtgCTCGGGTTAAAAACTCGGGACTGTGGTTCTTATAAAGCCCACCACGTCCTCGACGACGAGGCCCACAATCACTTTAGAAATctgaaggttaaaggtcaaCCGCGGTAAAaagcagcatacaaacacatggCGAGCTACAGCTGATAATGCTCTATTAATTTGAAGGCACGCACAACAacagccccgcctcctcctcctcctcctcctgtgtcaaaaaaccaaacaacaaaaaatagatGCCACTCTGGCACTTCAGCGCCAGGTTAAAGGAACAGTCAGACATTTTTGGGAAATAAGCGACTCCATTTTCTTTGCTGGAGCTGAAagtagaacttttttttttttttctccccctacAGTACATTATTGTTATGACGCCACTGTAAACATCCACCTGTCCATTGTATGCTGCCATTTCCGGTCCACGCTGTGTTTTTCAGCCACTCAtgtactcgtgtgtgtgtggcccctcaGTCAGAcggtcgtttcctcttcctcaatGACGACGTCATTGCTGCCTTCATCGGCTGGGACAATATATGATATGATTGCACATTGCGATAAAAAGTGCTCTTAACCCCCATCAGGCCGTCTGGATTTCTTTTCACACAAATTGTtaaatgagtgagttcttctggcCCTTTTTTGTCTAAGATAACAGTGCGGCTCAAACCTCGTCTTACGAATTTTACAATCGCAGCCTTCCCAAAATGCTTAACTGTTCCTGAAAcggtgcaaaacaaaaaaagagttggGTTTACTAGGACGGAGGTGGGAGGTCGGGgacacgtcacatgatcacagtaGCAAACTGATCCAAAGACACCAAGGACACCTTTCAGACAGAAACGGCTGATGATCCGATTTAAACGGGAATATGTGACCGAGTCCAGTGGcacttgactttgtttttttttttacagattcaGGCCTGAGTTGTTTCTTCCCgttttcattctctttttttttatgtgtgtccTTGGTGTCCTTTTTTTATAATGCAAATAATCtacgatgtaaaaaaaaatgaaataaaaggtaTAAAGCTAAAACCAGTGACATTCAgtctgaagtaaaaaaacaacaaaagtacaTAAATAAAGCTTTGTGAACAcgtttaaatatgtgtgtgaaatACTAGTCTACAGCTATAACGTCGGGTACATGTTAGCGTAGCAGTGTTGAGGTAACTGTATAGTGGGAGGGGCCTCTGTGACATGCATTAGACAACAGTGAAGCTAagaggtgtttgtgtttatgtcccTTTTTGTTCGTGTTGTTCAAGTTTTACAGAAATCGCTGCTCGGAGCAAACTTCGTATCACCgagtggttttgttttgcttttttctttacGTCACACATGGCGTCGACGGCGTGCCGGCGTCCTCCGCCTCCGTCCTCTCGGGTTCAGGCGGCCACGGCAGCAGGCGCCGCAGCGTCGAGTCGTCCAATTCGTTCACCGCGACGATGTGGTCCAGGTGCTGCAGGTACCGTTCTGGGTCTCGCATGAAGTGCGGGATTCTGGTCCTGGAGTGCGTCGCCAGAGGACGCAGCCTCGCCACGTCCTTGTACGACACCTGTGTGCGACGAAGAGGGCGGTTAAACTCGTGGACGCAAATGTATCGAGACCGTCTTCCTCTGCTGTTCTGAAAGAGTTTAATAGTTAGATCGTTTAAGCATGGAGCAATTTGCTTGAATCCTTACGTTTCAGGACAATAAATAGGAGTCGTTTCCTTTAAAACAATCAATGAGTTGTAACTCAGACAATGAAAATCCCATTTTTAAAGGATATCGGCTAAATATCACTTCCGTCTAATTTGTTCCACGTTGAATCTCGTTTGTGCGCGACatgtgacgtcactcccaggtTTGACTTCCGATACACGGGAACGCACCGTAAACTAAACTCTCGTCAAAACAAGGACGGACAGTCCACGAACACATCGTAACATGACGTCATCAGGAAACATTTGAAACAGACAATCGTACCAACAACCATCTATAATCGCATCCACGCTAGCACTTGTGCGGTCACATGTCATTTATGAAAGTATATTTTAATGAAGGGTgcaaataacttttattttcataatcaataaaTTTGCTGATGTTTTCTTGAGTCATCAATTCTTTTTGGTCCAggaattgtcagaaaatgtccatcagtgtttcccaaacctcataATGATTTGGCTTCAGGTTTGATtcctttgttattattatttcttcttttgatttAATGCTGTTTAAAACACGACATCGTCAATAAAGTAGAAACATACCTCGACTGTGTGAGAATAATATTGTTGATACTGTGATAGATCCGTGGGTTAacacaccatcaccatcaccaacaTGTTCTGACTGAATGAAAATCCCCTCACCTGGTCAGTAACTGTGGTCACTACTGAGTCTgccctgcagggggcagcagctgCTCAGGAAGCTCCTTTACCTCTGAtctgttaaaactttgttcatGAATTTTAAGCAACAGCCTTGTGAAGTGTTCACTCTTTCATTTGATTATTCACTGAAGACCTGTTTCCTGAacgagtgaatgaatgaatgaatgaacgagtAGTGTCCCACTCACTTTTCCTAAAGACGTTAATATCTTGAAGTCGATGGACCTTCGATGGCGGAGAAGTTGCAGGATTCCGTCCAGGTAAACCTGATCTTTACTGAAGCAgcctgacaacacacacacacacacacacttagtcaGTCCCTAAATCATGGGACACACTTCTAgtctctcctcttcctgctgTCTATCTGTCCCAAAAAcacccgtctgtctgtcctaaAAACACCGGAGTGATTTACCCCGACTGACCGCTCCCATTTGTGGTAGTTTTACTGAGGTTTCTTAACCCGTGTGAATTAgccattaatattacagatgtcCTGAGGAGACGTGACTCTCCGTGTAAAACTGATAGATAACAGATGTAAAACTACGATGGCCATaaagacctgtgtgtgtgtgtgtgtgtgtgttggttcaCCGGGCTGCGACGTGTCCGTCTGTCCTCTCTTGGCTCTCAGACAGTACTCCCAGCGGACGTCGGGGTTCTGGACGAAGCGTGCGATGTGACTGAAGAGCTGGCTGAAGCTCATGCTGGCAGCGTGGTAGACGGTGTAGTAGAGCAGAGCTGCTCGCCACAGATACGGCTGCTTCCTCAGCAGGACGCTGTGCAGGCTGGCCAGGCCTTCCTCTGTAGGGTTGGCCGGTTTGAGGCCAAACTGCTTCCTGCCGTCTGCGCTGGCCCACGGCTGCAGACTGTTGTTGACACCTCGCAGGTAATGTGTCCCTGAAAGACGACAAACGTCCACAGCTATATTTGACATGAAGACATACAAGGACCACACAATCTGGtcagtctgcatgttctccacgtgtgtgcgtCGGTTTACTCTGGGTTCTCCACGTTCCTCCCCCTATCCACCACATGAGGATTTTCTAGATAtcaaacagtctaggagttacggtaatgagacgTGCGCATGCCAAACCCTGTCAGTCACGCCAGGACGGTGCGAAGGGTGCGAAGGGTCTGTGAGCTGCAGCGTACCTATCTCATGCCTCAGCATCCCCTCCAGCCAGTGCTGCCGAGCTCCAGCCAAGTTAATGGTCAGAGTGGGACGACAGCTCTCCACCACCATCACTGCCTGAGACAGCAGCTCATCAGACAGACGCACGACGACcttcaaaacacacaggagctggtattatggtctgtatttgtaaAGGATTGAGCCACCGTGGCTCTTTACTTCTAAAGCTTaagcacattttatatcagaaaatgacttttgatgcagtaaatgtcatatacttaaagacttttacattataaaaatcattttctgctaagatacttttactcaccTCTCCCACGCAGCCTTCTTTCTGCAGATATTTGCGAACCGCAGCCCAGATCTGACTTTTAGAGAGCACGTTTCCACCGGTCACCACCTCAAAGTTCTCATAAGAGCCAAACTTCCTCAGGACGCACTCCATGATTCCAACCGCCTGCGggggaaaacacagagacaccacCATCACTATCATCTTCATCAGCCGTGACATGGCTTCATCCTGACAGGCCACACCGTACCTGCTCGAGGAACAGGCCTGAGCCCTCGCGGTACTTCTCCAGCACAGACCTCGGCTCAGGTTGAGTGTACTCAAACTGGGGCTCGTACTTGAAATCCGACTGGAAGAAAGCctgcttctcctgctccagGTTCAGAGGCCTCAGGGCGACGAGCAGGCAGGACCTGACGGGTGCGGGCTGCGACGTAGCCCCCGTCCCTTTAGCGATGTGCGGGAGCGAGGTGGCAGGTCGCATTTGCCCCTTGCTTGCCCGGAGCCCCAGGGAGTAGTTTACCGAGCAGGTGCTCTCACTGCGCCGCATCCATCCACCTGCACCCAGACTGGGGCTGGTCAGGCTGCGAGCTGGAGGTGAGGGAGCAGCAGAGCCGCTGCGCCAAGGAGGCCGCCTGTCCGCCATCTGCTCCTGAGACCCTCGCAGGCTCCTGGGGGTCATCTCCAGGCTGAGGGGACGGCGAAGCGGGGGTCTGGGTGTGGCGCCAACTTTTAACGATGCCCTCTTCTCCACTGGACTGTGGTGGGTCTGGGCTGGGAGCCCGTTGTGGGACACCTTCTCTTTCTTCGCTGCATTGCTCTTCTTGGACGGTGTTCTGGTTGTTGCAGAAGGGCTGGTGGGTTTGAGTGGATCTGCTCTGACATCCGGCTCCAACGGGTCTCTGCAGCTGCCGATGTGTTCGCCCTCGACCCGATCCATGGCGACTTCACCTGAGTCCAGCACCATCACCACAGATGCTTGTGTGTCGGAGAAGGAAAATCAGGGCAATTATCACTCTCCGATTAATTACAACATTACACAAACACCGCCTGGTGCGGCACGTCTCGACTCATCGCGACTCATCGCGGTTTGattttcagcagtgctgtcgctaaatacaccagacttttCATTTTAGACATGTCCTTCCAAACATGTTGATGTTAACacatttaagtctttttaactcatctacagttcggcatcgttcgctttgattcttgtgtcggacgtcgcactcatgactcttccagtgacgacactctctgaccaatcagtggccggcggTCTGTTGACGTCAGCTCACTCGGAACCTcgacagagcaggtactaaaaaaaccaccaggtactatcactgatggaaaagcaaaaaaaaaaaacaacctgtgcCGAGCTGAGCCGTGCCGGTACCATGTAGTGGAAGAAGAAATCCCTGTTTTGACGTGGTATGTGTTATtaagcacatttgtttttatctgaaatcTCTGAATCTCTTATGAAATGAAAAGGGGGCCCTAAACACAATGCTCTGCCCCCCCGGTCCACCTCCCGAGGTGTGTCCTGCCGGGAAGTTGAAGCTGAGAGACAATAGAAGGCGGGTCAGGCGGACACATGTCACTTTATGTTAGGTGGAGACTTGAGTCAACAGCACGTGCAAACACTggttacaaatgtgtgtgtgtgcgcaggatGTGAACGCGATAAAGCTAATTCGTGAAATGATTTCACAAtctgtacaacaacaacaaacacaaaagtcacacGAACACCAACCTGCTGCAGTCCCGGGACCTCCGTACCGCCTCACTCCGCCATGACGCCCAAAGCTCCGCACTCAGGAGCCAGGCAGGAGCCGTGTAGCTGTTTCTTCCGCCGGCGGATGACAGTCATCCGCGGGTAGCGGCTCACGGAGCAGCGGGGGGAGGGAGCTCGGACTCGGCCACACAGCGGCGGCTGAGCTGGAAGATATGACGTCAGACGTTACCTCGTAACGTGCCCTCCTGCGTCATCACGTACAACCGGAAAAGGAAGTTAAAGGAattttggggggagggggaagtgGAAGGTGGGATAAATGGATGAttgatagatggatagataaaTAGAGAGAAAgccatagatagatagatagatagatagatagatagatttaagCTAACAGATAGTTAGATAGCTTTCCAGGGCGGTGTTTGTAATCAGCCCAAATGATCTTAAAAGTTGGAGTGTGGTCCATTTGGGAAAGCAGACCAGGATCAGGATCCTGTGTGAACCTGAGTAGCTATTGTGTatgatatttatttaacctttctCTATTGTTCCTTATTAGTTCTGACTCCAAGCCCGAGACGACCAACCTGGAAccaagtcaaaataaataaagtcaatgGTACAAGACTGTTTCCTCTCATAGTCACAGCGACTCCCGACGCTCATTTGCTTTTCCCTTTGATGTTAGTTTAAGCTggcgttagtctgactaaaactggacagTTAAAATACATATGAACATGTAAGTCTAAAACTAAAATTATATTCAATCAAATATCGCAAAGTCAGACTAAAACAGCCACATACTGGGATGAGGAGTCGAGCTCCACAGCTAATACCTGATAtgataaaaagaagaagtaaatgTGTCATCCAACTGTGTGGGAGAAGTCCAAAGGTTACACTCTCTGTTTGTAATCAgcagaaatgtgtttgaaaatgtttggcGCTCAGTTCCCTGTGTTGGGGTGTGGTCCGTATGGGAAAGCAGAGCAGCTGTCGTGTAGGAGATTAAGTCGagccaaataaaacacaatcctCCCCGTGAGATGGTGACACATGGTTCAGCCCGGTCATCTGGCTGCAGCATTTCAGGTGTCCTCAGCCTCCAGCCACAACTTTGAATGAAGCAGGAAGAGGCCGCCCATGACCCAGGTaactcaaaacacaaatattcaccTTACGACAACTCAAGGGTTTCCGTTGGAGGCTTTTGTTCTCCTTACTCGTCCTGTTGACGACACCCATGCATGCTTTCACGATTCATTAGGTTGTGTTGCTGCTcttgtttccatgtgtgtggATTTTTAAATGCAACTTTCTGCGGCTTAAGGGAGAACATTTTACTAAGAAACCTTGACTTAAAACCTTAAGTGTCTTTTACCTTTTTTAGATGAAGCTGACTATAATTTAACACACACCTTTGTTTGTAATTGTTACTGGTCATAAAAGCTGAAAGTGAGCCGTtataagttaaaacaaatttagattatttttcataaaattGAATTGTCTTATgcgtgtgttgttttaaaataaaacgaAGAAAATTGACCCAGAAAATACCTCAtgaccaaacacacaaaaaaaagacgtGGCTTtagtttcatttgtgtttgtgttgaggaaACTTGGCCTCATCAGTGTGTGGGTCCACAGATACACGCAGACTCTCTCCTGTtctttaaaacaagtttgtcaggtttatttttttatcccgCAGATCAGTTTTCAACTGACTGAGGACATCCATGGTTCCTGTCTCACCCTCCAggctttgtgtctgtggtctgccATGCTCTTAAACAAGTCCGACTTTCCACGTTTGTCCAGTGAAGACGCACTTgttgtttaacccttagaacaccgAGCATttagcaccttttttttcccctttactGTATGAAAACATagacagaggctataagaatgtgcagtacAGAGTGTCatgaaacacaaaagtgaaactaaaataaaacaagtaaaaagttAGGATGAAATATAACGCACAAGATTAACACAGTATGTGGAGGTTCAAATCAAACATAGTGGTACTTTACTTACTCTTTGTCGCTGACATTGTTGGGTTCTTTGTCGCGATCAAAGATCCACCAAAGGTTCTGCGGAGCGTCCCAGACACCAAATGTCTTTGGACCTCCAAATCCAAAGCCGTTTAACGAGTGGTTGTATTGTTTGCTGCTACCACTCCCAACAGtccagaggaaataaaacaatgatgttTGCTTTGCTCTGGGGAGAGAAAAATTCCATTAAAATGCTGTGAACTAAACAAAGAATCAGGTGATCAGCTCCACATGGTTCTCCCTGTCTGTGCTTCGATCTCGTAAATCCAACGTCGGGTTCTTGTTAAACATCAAGATAAGACATTTTATGAAGGTTATCATAGAAAAGAGAAAGTGCTCCAGGCTCCTCTCGACTTACAGTAGATGACAAATAACAGAAAAGCAGTGCATACATTTCTCAAGAAGGTTTTTTTGCACTTCGAATTATCTTTGTCCTACTAAGATATTC is a genomic window of Solea senegalensis isolate Sse05_10M linkage group LG7, IFAPA_SoseM_1, whole genome shotgun sequence containing:
- the LOC122772037 gene encoding uncharacterized protein KIAA0895-like isoform X2, with amino-acid sequence MVLDSGEVAMDRVEGEHIGSCRDPLEPDVRADPLKPTSPSATTRTPSKKSNAAKKEKVSHNGLPAQTHHSPVEKRASLKVGATPRPPLRRPLSLEMTPRSLRGSQEQMADRRPPWRSGSAAPSPPARSLTSPSLGAGGWMRRSESTCSVNYSLGLRASKGQMRPATSLPHIAKGTGATSQPAPVRSCLLVALRPLNLEQEKQAFFQSDFKYEPQFEYTQPEPRSVLEKYREGSGLFLEQAVGIMECVLRKFGSYENFEVVTGGNVLSKSQIWAAVRKYLQKEGCVGEVVVRLSDELLSQAVMVVESCRPTLTINLAGARQHWLEGMLRHEIGTHYLRGVNNSLQPWASADGRKQFGLKPANPTEEGLASLHSVLLRKQPYLWRAALLYYTVYHAASMSFSQLFSHIARFVQNPDVRWEYCLRAKRGQTDTSQPGCFSKDQVYLDGILQLLRHRRSIDFKILTSLGKIRGKGAS
- the LOC122772037 gene encoding uncharacterized protein KIAA0895-like isoform X1, whose product is MVLDSGEVAMDRVEGEHIGSCRDPLEPDVRADPLKPTSPSATTRTPSKKSNAAKKEKVSHNGLPAQTHHSPVEKRASLKVGATPRPPLRRPLSLEMTPRSLRGSQEQMADRRPPWRSGSAAPSPPARSLTSPSLGAGGWMRRSESTCSVNYSLGLRASKGQMRPATSLPHIAKGTGATSQPAPVRSCLLVALRPLNLEQEKQAFFQSDFKYEPQFEYTQPEPRSVLEKYREGSGLFLEQAVGIMECVLRKFGSYENFEVVTGGNVLSKSQIWAAVRKYLQKEGCVGEVVVRLSDELLSQAVMVVESCRPTLTINLAGARQHWLEGMLRHEIGTHYLRGVNNSLQPWASADGRKQFGLKPANPTEEGLASLHSVLLRKQPYLWRAALLYYTVYHAASMSFSQLFSHIARFVQNPDVRWEYCLRAKRGQTDTSQPGCFSKDQVYLDGILQLLRHRRSIDFKILTSLGKVSYKDVARLRPLATHSRTRIPHFMRDPERYLQHLDHIVAVNELDDSTLRRLLPWPPEPERTEAEDAGTPSTPCVT